The genomic stretch TGATTTTATTGCGGTGGACAGAGTGCTGTGGCGTGGTTTGTTTGTCGCCGCCTCTTTAGCGTTGCTGATTGTCTTATTTCAATCGTCCATTGCAGACCTCGGTTTTTGGATGCTTCGTGGTGAAGCAGGAGTTGAGTTCTCCGGGCGGGAGTATTTTGACGCTCGAATTCTTGGGGCACCGGCGGTTCTATTTAACTACGTTTTGATAGGGTGGTTGTTAGGGCGAGAGCGGAGCAAGGATGCACTGGTACTAAGCGCTGTGGGAAACGGTATGAATATCGTCCTCGACTACTGGTTTATTTACGAATTGAATTTGGCAAGCGCTGGCGCCGGTTGGGCCACTGCCCTTAGTCAATATATTATGCTCGCCATGGGCATTGTTATGATGGCTCGTCTCGGCAAAAGTGCACCTCTTAAAATTGTGTTTTCTGAGTTTTGGGACCGACAAGCGTGGAAGCGCCTTTTTGGTCTAAATGGCGATATGATGGTTCGTACCATTGCGCTTCAGACTGCTTTTGCTGTCTTTACGAATGGGAGTGCGCTTTTGGGTACAGGTATTTTGGTGGCCAATGCGGTACTGTTAAAAGTGTTATCTATCGCGTCATTTTTTATCGACGGCTACGCATACGCTACGGAAAGTTTGGCTGGCATTTACGCGGGCTCAGGTGACAAGAAAAACTTGAAGAGCTTGCTCACGCTAACCATGTGGGCGAGTGAGATTACTGGCATCATTC from Deltaproteobacteria bacterium encodes the following:
- a CDS encoding MATE family efflux transporter, whose product is SITHLAGVALASVLFDYLYWSFGFLRMVTTGLTAQSLGANDFIAVDRVLWRGLFVAASLALLIVLFQSSIADLGFWMLRGEAGVEFSGREYFDARILGAPAVLFNYVLIGWLLGRERSKDALVLSAVGNGMNIVLDYWFIYELNLASAGAGWATALSQYIMLAMGIVMMARLGKSAPLKIVFSEFWDRQAWKRLFGLNGDMMVRTIALQTAFAVFTNGSALLGTGILVANAVLLKVLSIASFFIDGYAYATESLAGIYAGSGDKKNLKSLLTLTMWASEITGIILVTAFVAFPNTMFGVMTDHQMILDTVGQYMYWLYPVVGLGALAYALDGYFIGLTLSGPMRRSMLFAVASFLLLAGLAAMLENNHVLWAAWSAFMGVRLVTLWRQAPATWS